The Maylandia zebra isolate NMK-2024a linkage group LG7, Mzebra_GT3a, whole genome shotgun sequence genome contains a region encoding:
- the appl2 gene encoding DCC-interacting protein 13-beta isoform X1 — protein MPAVHHKLLLEDALQDSPQTRSLLSVFEEDVGMLTDYTNQLLQSMQRVFGAQSEMGLATEQLSKQLLEYEKKNFALGRGDEEVITTLQNFAKTVGELNALHSELANQMADSMVFPLIQFREKDLTEISTLKEIFAIGTDEHEAAMVKYSRLPKKKENEKLKADLVKEVAYTRRKQHQASLQYYCALNALQYRKRVAMLEPMLGYTQAQISFFKKGFELVSKKMDCFLASVSNMTQSIQAQLDSEAEAMRVSHRELLSVEDTVYMPDKDTEPVNRTLIQKAGYLNIRNKTGLVTTAWDRLYFFTQGGNLMCQPRGAVAGGMVLDLDNSSVMAVDCEDRRYCFQITSPSGKTSMILQAESKKEYEEWICTVNNISRQIYLTDNPEAVAIRLNQTAIQAVTPITSFEKRQDGSPNPDRAKPGGVHTTSSGSQKTGVAPEPEDLIAPGTPIQFDIMLPASEFQDQNRTGGRRTNPFGETEDDCSTDTDDSLLQQVFAVRFLGSMAVRCGDNQEVIYEAMRQVLAARAIHNIFRTTEAHLMVTSSSLRLIDPQTQVTRLSFQLGEVCQFAAHQENGRLMGFVVESRDWSDGDEEGEPSFSAFVFESNTEGEKICYTINLAKEITEAKKDPEALAQLMKNMPLTNDGKFLLLEPETGDTTEGAGQEDLESEA, from the exons ATGCCGGCCGTACATCACAAACTGCTCCTGGAGGACGCTTTACAGGACAGTCCTCAG ACTCGCTCTTTGCTCAGTGTGTTTGAGGAAGATGTGGGAATGCTTACAGACTACACCAACCAGCTGCTACAATCAATGCAGCGGGTGTTCGGAGCACAG AGTGAGATGGGACTGGCCACAGAGCAGCTCTCAAAGCAACTTTTGGAATACGAAAAGAAA aATTTTGCCCTTGGAAGAGGTGATGAGGAGGTAATCACCACGCTGCAAAACTTCGCCAAAACTGTAGGGGAG CTGAATGCACTCCACTCCGAGCTAGCTAACCAGATGGCTGACAGCATGGTCTTCCCCTTGATCCAGTTCCGAGAGAAAGACCTCACAG AGATAAGCACACTGAAGGAAATATTTGCCATTGGAACTGATG AGCATGAGGCGGCTATGGTCAAGTACAGTCGATTGCCCAAGAAGAAGGAAAATGAGAAG TTGAAGGCGGACTTGGTGAAGGAGGTGGCTTACACCAGAAGAAAGCAGCACCAGGCCTCACTGCAGTATTATTGTGCCCTCAATGCCCTGCAGTATCGCAAGAGAGTAGCTATGCTTGAACCAATGCTAGGCTACACTCAGGCACAG ATCAGCTTCTTTAAGAAAGGCTTTGAGCTGGTGTCAAAGAAGATGGACTGTTTTCTCGCTTCTGTTTCCAACATGACACAAAG CATCCAGGCCCAGCTGGACTCAGAGGCGGAGGCCATGCGAGTGTCCCACAGGGAGCTTCTGTCTGTGGAAGACACTGTCTACATGCCAGATAAGGACACAGAGCCTGTCAATCGCACGCTTATCCAGAAGGCTGGCTACCTCAACATTCGGAA TAAAACAGGCCTAGTGACCACAGCCTGGGATCGTCTGTATTTCTTCACCCAGGGAGGGAATCTCATGTGCCAGCCGCGGGGGGCTGTAGCAGGAGGCATGGTGCTGGACCTGGATAACAGCTCTGTCATGGCGGTGGATTGTGAGGACAGACGTTACTGTTTTCAGATAACTTCCCCTTCAGGAAAAAc GTCAATGATTCTACAAGCCGAGAGCAAAAAAGAGTATGAAGAA tGGATTTGCACTGTGAACAACATCTCCAGACAGATCTACCTGACTGACAACCCAGAG GCTGTGGCTATCCGACTGAACCAAACCGCCATCCAGGCAGTGACTCCCATCACCAGCTTTGAGAAGAGACAAGACGGCTCACCCAACCCCGACAG AGCTAAGCCAGGAGGTGTTCATACTACCAGCAGTGGTTCTCAGAAAACAGGAGTTGCCCCAGAACCAGAGGACCTAATAGCCCCGGGGACACCCATTCAGTTTGACATCATGCTGCCTGCGTCCGAATTTCAGGACCAGAACAGAACTGGGGGGAG ACGCACAAACCCATTTGGAGAAACAGAAGACGACTGTTCGACAGATACTGATG ACTCCCTGCTTCAGCAGGTATTCGCTGTGCGCTTCCTGGGCTCCATGGCGGTTCGCTGCGGCGACAATCAGGAAGTGATCTACGAGGCCATGAGGCAGGTGCTGGCTGCCCGAGCCATTCACAACATCTTCAGGACCACAGAGGCCCACCTCATGGTTACCAGCAGTAGCCTCAG GTTGATAGACCCACAGACTCAAGTTACAAGACTAAGT TTCCAGCTTGGAGAAGTGTGTCAATTCGCAGCCCACCAGGAGAATGGGAGGCTGATGGGATTTGTGGTTGAAAGCAGAGACTGGAGCGATGGAGACGAGGAGGGAGAACCATCGTTTAGCGCCTTCGTCTTTGAGAGCAACACGGAGGGCGAAAAG ATATGTTACACCATAAACCTGGCAAAGGAGATTACAGAAGCTAAGAAG GACCCGGAAGCTCTGGCCCAGCTAATGAAGAACATGCCTCTAACTAATGATGGCAAGTTCCTGCTGCTTGAGCCTGAGACGGGTGACACGACCGAAGGAGCAGGACAAGAAGATCTGGAGTCTGAAGCCTAG
- the c25h12orf75 gene encoding overexpressed in colon carcinoma 1 protein has product MGCGNSSATSTTGGGPAEASKDVTEDPSAEDEKRRNYGGVYVGLPADLTTVAASQSKATRKD; this is encoded by the exons ATGGGTTGTGGCAATTCCTCAGCCACCAGCACCACAGGAGGGG GGCCAGCAGAAGCCTCCAAAGATGT GACAGAAGATCCCTCAGCAGAAGATGAGAAAAGAAG gAACTATGGTGGTGTGTATGTAGGTTTGCCAGCAGACCTAACGACTGTGGCTGCCAGCCAGTCCAAAGCTACACGTAAAG ACTAG
- the appl2 gene encoding DCC-interacting protein 13-beta isoform X2, which translates to MPAVHHKLLLEDALQDSPQTRSLLSVFEEDVGMLTDYTNQLLQSMQRVFGAQSEMGLATEQLSKQLLEYEKKNFALGRGDEEVITTLQNFAKTVGELNALHSELANQMADSMVFPLIQFREKDLTEISTLKEIFAIGTDEHEAAMVKYSRLPKKKENEKLKADLVKEVAYTRRKQHQASLQYYCALNALQYRKRVAMLEPMLGYTQAQISFFKKGFELVSKKMDCFLASVSNMTQSIQAQLDSEAEAMRVSHRELLSVEDTVYMPDKDTEPVNRTLIQKAGYLNIRNKTGLVTTAWDRLYFFTQGGNLMCQPRGAVAGGMVLDLDNSSVMAVDCEDRRYCFQITSPSGKTSMILQAESKKEYEEWICTVNNISRQIYLTDNPEAVAIRLNQTAIQAVTPITSFEKRQDGSPNPDRAKPGGVHTTSSGSQKTGVAPEPEDLIAPGTPIQFDIMLPASEFQDQNRTGGRRTNPFGETEDDCSTDTDSLLQQVFAVRFLGSMAVRCGDNQEVIYEAMRQVLAARAIHNIFRTTEAHLMVTSSSLRLIDPQTQVTRLSFQLGEVCQFAAHQENGRLMGFVVESRDWSDGDEEGEPSFSAFVFESNTEGEKICYTINLAKEITEAKKDPEALAQLMKNMPLTNDGKFLLLEPETGDTTEGAGQEDLESEA; encoded by the exons ATGCCGGCCGTACATCACAAACTGCTCCTGGAGGACGCTTTACAGGACAGTCCTCAG ACTCGCTCTTTGCTCAGTGTGTTTGAGGAAGATGTGGGAATGCTTACAGACTACACCAACCAGCTGCTACAATCAATGCAGCGGGTGTTCGGAGCACAG AGTGAGATGGGACTGGCCACAGAGCAGCTCTCAAAGCAACTTTTGGAATACGAAAAGAAA aATTTTGCCCTTGGAAGAGGTGATGAGGAGGTAATCACCACGCTGCAAAACTTCGCCAAAACTGTAGGGGAG CTGAATGCACTCCACTCCGAGCTAGCTAACCAGATGGCTGACAGCATGGTCTTCCCCTTGATCCAGTTCCGAGAGAAAGACCTCACAG AGATAAGCACACTGAAGGAAATATTTGCCATTGGAACTGATG AGCATGAGGCGGCTATGGTCAAGTACAGTCGATTGCCCAAGAAGAAGGAAAATGAGAAG TTGAAGGCGGACTTGGTGAAGGAGGTGGCTTACACCAGAAGAAAGCAGCACCAGGCCTCACTGCAGTATTATTGTGCCCTCAATGCCCTGCAGTATCGCAAGAGAGTAGCTATGCTTGAACCAATGCTAGGCTACACTCAGGCACAG ATCAGCTTCTTTAAGAAAGGCTTTGAGCTGGTGTCAAAGAAGATGGACTGTTTTCTCGCTTCTGTTTCCAACATGACACAAAG CATCCAGGCCCAGCTGGACTCAGAGGCGGAGGCCATGCGAGTGTCCCACAGGGAGCTTCTGTCTGTGGAAGACACTGTCTACATGCCAGATAAGGACACAGAGCCTGTCAATCGCACGCTTATCCAGAAGGCTGGCTACCTCAACATTCGGAA TAAAACAGGCCTAGTGACCACAGCCTGGGATCGTCTGTATTTCTTCACCCAGGGAGGGAATCTCATGTGCCAGCCGCGGGGGGCTGTAGCAGGAGGCATGGTGCTGGACCTGGATAACAGCTCTGTCATGGCGGTGGATTGTGAGGACAGACGTTACTGTTTTCAGATAACTTCCCCTTCAGGAAAAAc GTCAATGATTCTACAAGCCGAGAGCAAAAAAGAGTATGAAGAA tGGATTTGCACTGTGAACAACATCTCCAGACAGATCTACCTGACTGACAACCCAGAG GCTGTGGCTATCCGACTGAACCAAACCGCCATCCAGGCAGTGACTCCCATCACCAGCTTTGAGAAGAGACAAGACGGCTCACCCAACCCCGACAG AGCTAAGCCAGGAGGTGTTCATACTACCAGCAGTGGTTCTCAGAAAACAGGAGTTGCCCCAGAACCAGAGGACCTAATAGCCCCGGGGACACCCATTCAGTTTGACATCATGCTGCCTGCGTCCGAATTTCAGGACCAGAACAGAACTGGGGGGAG ACGCACAAACCCATTTGGAGAAACAGAAGACGACTGTTCGACAGATACT GACTCCCTGCTTCAGCAGGTATTCGCTGTGCGCTTCCTGGGCTCCATGGCGGTTCGCTGCGGCGACAATCAGGAAGTGATCTACGAGGCCATGAGGCAGGTGCTGGCTGCCCGAGCCATTCACAACATCTTCAGGACCACAGAGGCCCACCTCATGGTTACCAGCAGTAGCCTCAG GTTGATAGACCCACAGACTCAAGTTACAAGACTAAGT TTCCAGCTTGGAGAAGTGTGTCAATTCGCAGCCCACCAGGAGAATGGGAGGCTGATGGGATTTGTGGTTGAAAGCAGAGACTGGAGCGATGGAGACGAGGAGGGAGAACCATCGTTTAGCGCCTTCGTCTTTGAGAGCAACACGGAGGGCGAAAAG ATATGTTACACCATAAACCTGGCAAAGGAGATTACAGAAGCTAAGAAG GACCCGGAAGCTCTGGCCCAGCTAATGAAGAACATGCCTCTAACTAATGATGGCAAGTTCCTGCTGCTTGAGCCTGAGACGGGTGACACGACCGAAGGAGCAGGACAAGAAGATCTGGAGTCTGAAGCCTAG